One segment of Geomonas ferrireducens DNA contains the following:
- a CDS encoding PAS domain-containing sensor histidine kinase, with protein sequence MAPYLNHLQPTEQHLRRGAALSGIVAAVIGAIHLVFWLSGLLTSSGLHHFVMKTNASLCLLLCGLAVAVVAEGPRGARSLAAVLAAPAAVIAALTLLEHLLDVDFGIDQLVAYEQPGALGVLHPNRMGPPGATAFTLCGIGIFLLLQGKRVATQVAQLLGGVLCLLGLMGFLGYLYHVEGLYAAPRVTGIAWPTTLSLILLGIGLLLARPRDAFMAVFTSPTPGGFVSRALLLPAVTLPILLGWLVLTGEAYGLYSITFSISLLMLSWIVIFSVIVYQIGKRAEIHVQAVEGQKTREALRQSEEKLRDIIDNMAEGLIVIDVETAGLYWNRRALEMYDFEEESDEIKTFESAVRTIELRTMEGELLPLEQWPVRRIMRGEELHDVELLVRHRERTWQRIYSYRGTAIRNTQGKLHMGVLTIRDITIKRQAQEALRESEELLSTVLETLPVGVWVITASGDILHANRAAEEIWGGAPKVGIAGYERYKGWRTDSGEAIAAEEWGGARAILKGETILNEEVEIEAFDGSRKVILLSAVPIRNDKGEITGAVAVNQEITVRKRIETALRESEEKFRAVFEQAAVGMGRVSFEDARWIDVNAAFCNMLGYSREEMLTIPWPDITHPEDLDLDLAPFRKMAAGELDSYSVEKRFIHKTGDQVWARLTLSLVRDFGGRPKFEVAIIEDITRRKEAEEALRKAKDELELRVRERTAELEQAYLALQRETDQRLAAVEDLREKEQLLVRQSRLATMGEMLANIAHQWRQPLNVLGLVVQQLQLTYELGQFSGEFLKGEVDRVMALIQHMSNTINDFKDFLKEEKEPQPFDVNSAVDATVKLLEAPLKALSVDLRIEEVDKLVVTGHRNEFSHVIMNLVNNATEALKERGVATPRISIRIFRDGGISVVTVADNAGGIPEEILPRIFEPYFTTKGPEKGTGIGLYMSRNIIEKGAGGRLSVRNTEDGAEFRIEFPC encoded by the coding sequence ATGGCCCCCTACCTCAACCACTTACAGCCTACGGAACAACACCTGCGACGCGGCGCGGCCCTAAGCGGCATCGTCGCGGCCGTGATCGGAGCGATACATCTCGTCTTCTGGCTCTCCGGCCTCCTTACCTCAAGCGGTTTGCACCATTTCGTGATGAAGACGAACGCCTCGTTGTGCCTCCTTCTCTGCGGCCTTGCCGTTGCCGTAGTTGCGGAAGGGCCAAGGGGCGCCAGGAGTTTGGCGGCCGTCCTGGCGGCACCCGCAGCGGTGATCGCTGCGCTCACCCTGCTCGAGCACCTCCTCGACGTCGATTTCGGCATCGACCAACTCGTGGCGTATGAACAGCCGGGTGCACTGGGGGTCCTGCACCCGAACCGGATGGGTCCCCCCGGTGCCACCGCATTCACCCTCTGCGGCATCGGCATCTTTTTGCTGCTGCAAGGAAAAAGGGTGGCGACCCAGGTGGCCCAGTTGCTGGGGGGCGTCCTTTGCCTGCTGGGTCTGATGGGGTTTCTCGGGTACCTTTACCACGTCGAAGGGCTCTATGCGGCCCCGCGCGTGACCGGCATCGCCTGGCCTACGACCTTATCGCTCATTCTCCTCGGTATCGGGCTTCTCCTCGCAAGGCCGCGAGATGCGTTCATGGCGGTATTCACGTCACCCACGCCAGGCGGCTTCGTATCGCGAGCCCTGCTGCTGCCGGCGGTTACCCTCCCCATCCTGCTCGGGTGGCTCGTCCTCACCGGCGAGGCTTACGGCCTCTACAGCATCACCTTCAGCATAAGCCTCCTCATGCTCTCCTGGATCGTCATCTTCTCGGTGATCGTCTACCAAATAGGAAAACGCGCGGAGATCCATGTGCAGGCGGTGGAAGGCCAGAAGACCCGCGAAGCGCTGCGCCAAAGCGAGGAAAAGCTGCGGGACATCATCGACAACATGGCGGAGGGACTCATCGTCATCGACGTGGAGACCGCGGGGCTCTACTGGAACCGCCGGGCCCTGGAGATGTACGACTTCGAAGAAGAGTCGGACGAAATCAAGACCTTCGAGAGCGCGGTCCGAACCATTGAGCTGAGAACGATGGAAGGGGAACTCCTGCCTCTGGAACAGTGGCCGGTTCGTCGGATTATGAGGGGCGAGGAGCTGCACGACGTCGAGCTTTTGGTAAGGCATCGGGAGCGGACATGGCAGAGGATCTACAGCTATCGGGGTACGGCGATCCGTAATACGCAAGGAAAACTGCACATGGGAGTCCTGACGATTCGGGACATTACCATCAAAAGGCAGGCCCAGGAGGCGCTCAGGGAAAGCGAGGAACTGCTGAGCACCGTGCTTGAGACGCTTCCCGTCGGGGTATGGGTGATTACCGCGAGCGGCGACATCCTGCATGCCAACAGGGCTGCTGAAGAGATATGGGGCGGCGCGCCAAAGGTCGGGATCGCCGGATACGAAAGGTACAAGGGGTGGCGGACCGATTCCGGAGAAGCGATTGCCGCAGAAGAGTGGGGAGGCGCGCGGGCCATCCTGAAAGGGGAGACCATCCTCAACGAAGAAGTGGAGATTGAAGCGTTTGACGGCAGCCGAAAGGTCATCCTTCTTTCCGCGGTCCCCATCAGGAATGACAAAGGCGAGATCACCGGGGCCGTCGCGGTAAACCAGGAAATAACGGTGCGCAAGCGGATAGAGACCGCCCTTCGGGAGAGTGAGGAGAAGTTCCGTGCCGTCTTCGAGCAGGCGGCGGTCGGGATGGGACGGGTCTCCTTTGAAGATGCGCGCTGGATCGATGTCAATGCGGCATTCTGCAACATGTTGGGCTACAGCCGCGAGGAGATGCTGACGATTCCCTGGCCCGACATCACTCACCCTGAGGACCTGGACCTTGACCTTGCGCCGTTCAGGAAGATGGCAGCGGGCGAGTTGGACAGCTACAGCGTGGAGAAGCGCTTCATCCACAAAACGGGGGACCAGGTATGGGCGCGGCTCACCCTGTCGTTGGTGCGCGATTTCGGCGGCAGGCCAAAATTCGAAGTGGCGATCATCGAGGACATCACACGCCGGAAAGAAGCGGAGGAGGCCCTGCGCAAGGCGAAGGACGAACTCGAGCTGCGGGTAAGAGAGCGGACGGCGGAGCTGGAGCAGGCGTACCTTGCGCTGCAGCGGGAAACCGACCAGCGCCTTGCCGCTGTGGAAGACTTACGGGAAAAGGAGCAGCTCCTCGTTCGGCAGAGCCGGCTGGCGACCATGGGGGAGATGCTGGCCAACATCGCCCACCAGTGGCGGCAGCCGTTGAATGTCCTCGGGCTCGTCGTCCAGCAGTTGCAGCTGACCTACGAATTGGGGCAGTTCAGCGGCGAGTTCCTGAAGGGGGAGGTCGACAGGGTGATGGCGCTCATCCAGCACATGTCGAACACCATCAATGACTTCAAGGATTTTCTGAAAGAGGAAAAAGAGCCGCAGCCGTTTGATGTAAATTCCGCCGTGGACGCCACGGTGAAACTTCTGGAAGCGCCTCTTAAAGCGTTGAGCGTCGATCTGCGTATCGAGGAGGTGGACAAGCTCGTCGTGACCGGGCACCGAAACGAGTTCTCCCACGTCATCATGAATCTGGTGAACAACGCTACGGAAGCGCTCAAGGAGCGGGGGGTGGCAACGCCGCGGATATCGATCCGCATTTTCAGGGATGGGGGGATTTCTGTGGTCACTGTCGCGGATAACGCCGGGGGCATTCCTGAGGAGATATTGCCGCGCATCTTCGAGCCGTACTTCACGACGAAAGGGCCGGAAAAGGGAACCGGGATCGGGCTCTACATGTCCAGGAACATCATCGAGAAGGGCGCGGGCGGGCGGCTCAGCGTACGGAACACCGAAGACGGTGCGGAATTCAGGATCGAGTTTCCCTGCTAG
- a CDS encoding nucleotidyltransferase family protein, with protein sequence MLDIRPEWLEIVRELLAVHVPDAEVWAYGSRVQGTSHDGSDLDLVVRNPLEIGTPQADLYSLREALRESGLPILVDVLDWARIPESFQREIARGEKVVLQRPPVTASQRP encoded by the coding sequence ATGCTTGATATTCGCCCGGAATGGCTGGAGATCGTACGCGAGCTTCTTGCCGTTCATGTCCCCGATGCGGAAGTATGGGCCTACGGCAGCCGGGTCCAGGGGACGTCCCACGACGGGAGCGATCTCGACCTGGTGGTCAGGAATCCTTTGGAGATCGGGACGCCGCAAGCCGACCTTTATTCCCTGCGGGAGGCGCTCCGCGAAAGCGGGCTACCGATACTGGTCGACGTCTTGGACTGGGCTCGCATTCCCGAGAGCTTTCAGCGTGAGATAGCGCGCGGCGAGAAGGTTGTCCTGCAGAGGCCTCCGGTAACCGCGTCACAGCGTCCTTAG
- a CDS encoding nucleotidyltransferase substrate binding protein, with translation MYLNTDHFARCIKTLETSLTLLGKSDPESIDYEIFRNAVVKGFELTLETGGKLLRKALKAFTGSPREVDALTYKDVLRHAAKHGLLDTDTVARWFIYRDNRNSTAHDYGVGFAEDTLKLLPGFLTDARALEATLRERLGNGGHDA, from the coding sequence ATGTACCTCAACACCGATCACTTTGCTCGCTGCATCAAGACCCTCGAAACATCCCTGACCCTCCTCGGCAAATCCGACCCTGAAAGCATCGACTACGAGATTTTTCGAAACGCAGTGGTGAAAGGTTTCGAACTGACTCTTGAGACGGGTGGAAAACTCCTGCGTAAGGCTCTGAAGGCGTTCACCGGCAGCCCAAGGGAAGTCGATGCCCTCACCTACAAAGATGTGCTGCGGCACGCAGCCAAGCACGGCCTGCTCGATACAGACACTGTGGCACGCTGGTTCATCTATCGCGACAACAGAAACAGCACCGCCCATGACTACGGCGTCGGTTTCGCCGAAGATACTCTTAAGCTGCTGCCGGGATTCCTCACGGATGCCCGCGCTCTGGAGGCAACCTTGCGTGAGCGATTGGGAAACGGCGGGCACGATGCTTGA
- a CDS encoding elongation factor P has translation MYTTNDFKKGLVIKLDGAPCVLLDVAFQSPSARGANTMVKTKYRNLLTAQVLEKTFRSGDKVDEADFERHKGQFLYADGGRGVFMDLENYEQFEMEEDNFEAIAPFLLDGTEVQLGIFQERMVSVDLPMVVELIVTETAPALKNATATAQTKEALLETGLRLQVPPYLETGEKIKVDTRDGRFISRA, from the coding sequence ATGTATACCACTAACGACTTCAAGAAGGGCCTCGTCATCAAGCTTGACGGCGCCCCCTGCGTACTCCTCGATGTTGCCTTCCAGTCCCCCTCCGCCCGCGGCGCCAACACCATGGTGAAGACCAAGTACCGCAACCTGCTCACCGCGCAGGTGCTCGAAAAGACCTTCCGTTCCGGCGACAAGGTCGACGAGGCGGACTTCGAGCGTCACAAGGGGCAGTTCCTCTACGCCGACGGCGGCCGCGGCGTCTTCATGGACCTCGAAAACTACGAGCAGTTCGAGATGGAAGAAGACAACTTCGAAGCCATCGCCCCCTTCCTTCTGGACGGTACCGAAGTGCAGCTCGGCATCTTTCAGGAGCGCATGGTGAGCGTCGACCTCCCCATGGTCGTCGAACTCATCGTCACCGAGACCGCCCCCGCGCTGAAGAACGCCACCGCCACGGCACAGACCAAGGAAGCGCTCCTCGAGACCGGCCTGCGTCTGCAGGTGCCGCCGTACCTCGAAACCGGCGAGAAAATCAAAGTGGATACCCGCGACGGTCGTTTCATCTCCCGCGCCTAG
- a CDS encoding RNA-binding S4 domain-containing protein, with the protein MKIDTEFIKLDSFLKAVDAVCSGGEAKIIIGEGMVSVNGEVELRRGRKLRPGDKVELGGKSFLVE; encoded by the coding sequence GTGAAGATAGATACTGAGTTTATAAAGCTGGACAGTTTTCTGAAGGCGGTGGATGCGGTTTGCTCGGGCGGCGAGGCGAAGATCATCATAGGCGAGGGGATGGTATCGGTGAACGGCGAAGTGGAACTGCGCCGCGGCAGGAAACTGCGTCCAGGCGACAAGGTGGAGCTTGGGGGAAAAAGCTTCCTCGTGGAGTAG
- a CDS encoding translation initiation factor Sui1, with the protein MKKTSSNDAPVVYSSEFGRMCPGCGKPAKSCICKKSAAPAGDGTVRLRRETKGRGGKTVIVITGLPLDAAALTTLAAELKKRCGCGGTAKDGVIEIQGDHAEVLLAELLKRGYKAKRAGG; encoded by the coding sequence ATGAAAAAGACCAGCTCGAATGACGCCCCGGTAGTCTACTCATCCGAATTCGGCCGCATGTGCCCCGGCTGCGGCAAGCCCGCCAAATCCTGCATCTGCAAGAAGTCCGCAGCACCCGCCGGCGACGGCACCGTGCGGCTCAGGCGGGAGACCAAGGGGCGCGGCGGCAAGACTGTCATCGTCATCACCGGACTTCCTCTCGACGCCGCGGCGCTCACCACACTGGCCGCTGAACTGAAGAAGCGCTGCGGCTGCGGCGGTACCGCGAAAGACGGCGTGATCGAGATCCAGGGCGACCATGCCGAGGTACTTCTTGCCGAACTCCTGAAACGCGGCTACAAGGCAAAGCGCGCCGGGGGATGA
- a CDS encoding ribonuclease Z, which produces MPKPFRYLEPTFFAGLFDDPLLLVRVRPTGRAILFDCGKMHHLAKRVYTSIDAIFISHAHMDHFMGMDSVIRHSHASPRTIDVFGPAGLSSRMASKFACYDWNLADTFWGNFRVNEVDGNGRVSSTLYRGAEAFAASREGERNGILYENRHLKVTSTQCEHRIPVMAYRVDEGAAFVVDEARMAAEGVVRGNWLKEMERLFRDGAMEGQRISYLHGGDGGVEERWEPDAASLYRRIRKIEEPASIGYCTDIGYSKDNLEQLAGLLEGVTLLVCECAFLASQQQKAQLSRHLCTTEFNMLLDRLRPRYVLPMHFSKTNQRGSEPLYQEIEPPAGTTVLKIPDRLTPRPIMESEVPRPVEI; this is translated from the coding sequence ATGCCGAAACCGTTCCGCTACCTCGAACCGACCTTCTTCGCCGGTCTCTTTGATGATCCGCTGCTCCTGGTCCGGGTGAGACCAACCGGGCGCGCCATTCTCTTCGACTGCGGCAAGATGCATCATCTCGCCAAAAGGGTTTACACCTCCATCGATGCCATCTTCATAAGCCACGCCCACATGGACCACTTCATGGGGATGGACAGCGTCATCCGCCACAGCCACGCCTCGCCCCGCACCATCGACGTCTTCGGTCCGGCAGGGCTCTCAAGCCGTATGGCAAGCAAGTTCGCCTGCTACGACTGGAACCTCGCCGACACCTTCTGGGGAAACTTCAGGGTGAACGAGGTGGATGGAAACGGGCGCGTCAGCAGCACGCTCTACCGCGGGGCAGAGGCCTTCGCGGCGAGCAGGGAAGGGGAGCGCAACGGGATCCTCTATGAGAACCGGCACCTCAAGGTAACCTCGACGCAATGCGAGCACCGCATTCCGGTAATGGCCTATCGTGTGGACGAGGGGGCCGCCTTCGTGGTCGATGAAGCACGTATGGCAGCGGAAGGGGTGGTGAGGGGAAACTGGCTGAAGGAGATGGAGCGCTTGTTTCGCGACGGGGCGATGGAGGGCCAGCGCATCAGTTACCTGCATGGAGGTGACGGCGGGGTGGAAGAGAGGTGGGAGCCCGATGCTGCGTCACTGTACCGGCGTATCCGGAAGATCGAGGAGCCGGCCAGCATCGGTTACTGCACCGACATCGGCTACTCCAAGGACAACTTGGAGCAGTTGGCCGGGCTTCTGGAGGGGGTGACACTGCTGGTATGCGAGTGCGCCTTCCTTGCATCGCAGCAACAAAAGGCGCAGTTGTCGCGGCACCTCTGCACCACCGAATTCAACATGCTCTTGGACCGGTTGCGCCCGAGGTACGTGCTCCCCATGCATTTCTCGAAGACGAACCAGCGTGGCAGCGAGCCGCTCTACCAGGAGATCGAACCGCCGGCCGGGACCACCGTATTGAAGATCCCCGACCGGCTCACGCCGCGCCCCATCATGGAGAGCGAGGTGCCCAGGCCGGTGGAGATTTAA
- a CDS encoding cupin domain-containing protein — protein MAEKKGVALGEALNLANLAGYQDGAVVSRTVIDKPVGTITAFAFDAGEGLSEHTAPYDAFVQVIDGEAEINIDGKAHNVTAGEIIIMPANRPHSLRAVKRFKMLLVMIRA, from the coding sequence ATGGCAGAGAAAAAAGGCGTGGCACTAGGCGAGGCATTGAATCTGGCGAATCTGGCGGGCTATCAGGACGGCGCGGTAGTCAGCAGGACGGTCATAGACAAGCCGGTAGGCACCATCACCGCCTTCGCCTTCGATGCTGGTGAAGGGCTGAGTGAACACACCGCTCCCTACGATGCCTTCGTGCAGGTGATCGACGGCGAAGCGGAAATCAACATAGACGGGAAGGCCCACAACGTGACGGCCGGAGAAATCATCATCATGCCGGCGAACAGACCGCACTCGCTGCGCGCGGTGAAACGCTTCAAGATGCTTTTGGTGATGATCAGGGCTTAA
- a CDS encoding rod shape-determining protein — translation MVFFNVEQWRQHVALDVGTATTRIATGNSQLFELPSKIGATKALRNGVVVDGDAAYRILHPILECRRVFGIVKPSILGCAPTDASEQERGLLEECIMKAGAASVSIIPEPLAAAVGAGLDVSSPYAQMVVDIGEGVTDCAVIRSGRLVASYALRGGCCRMREAIAARHCMSEDAADLLLRDCGIKAPEDVLGSMAVAAAVKPVLEEIADGVDSFLRDLPDEYGCDIIYGGICLTGGGALIPGVRRLLEDRTGVNITRARNPRRAVVEGARAILPVVVMLNRWK, via the coding sequence ATGGTTTTTTTCAATGTCGAGCAGTGGCGGCAGCACGTCGCCCTTGATGTCGGAACGGCAACCACTCGTATCGCCACCGGTAACTCACAGCTCTTCGAGCTCCCTTCAAAAATCGGCGCCACCAAGGCGCTGCGCAACGGGGTCGTCGTGGACGGCGACGCCGCATACCGAATCCTGCACCCCATCCTGGAATGCCGCCGGGTCTTCGGCATCGTCAAGCCGAGCATCCTCGGCTGCGCCCCGACTGACGCGAGCGAGCAAGAAAGGGGGCTGCTGGAGGAGTGCATCATGAAGGCGGGCGCGGCCTCGGTGTCCATAATTCCGGAACCGTTAGCCGCCGCGGTCGGAGCCGGCCTGGACGTCTCATCTCCCTATGCCCAGATGGTGGTCGACATCGGGGAGGGGGTAACCGATTGCGCGGTGATCCGCTCCGGAAGGCTCGTCGCAAGCTACGCCCTAAGGGGCGGGTGCTGCCGGATGCGTGAGGCCATCGCAGCCCGCCATTGCATGAGCGAGGACGCGGCTGACCTGCTCCTGCGCGACTGCGGCATCAAGGCACCTGAGGATGTCTTGGGAAGCATGGCGGTCGCGGCTGCCGTCAAGCCGGTCCTGGAAGAAATCGCCGATGGCGTCGACTCCTTCCTGAGGGACCTGCCCGACGAATACGGATGCGACATCATCTACGGCGGCATCTGCCTTACCGGCGGCGGCGCGCTCATCCCCGGGGTGCGCAGGCTGCTCGAAGACCGCACCGGCGTCAACATCACCCGTGCAAGAAATCCGCGTCGCGCAGTAGTCGAGGGTGCGCGCGCCATCCTCCCGGTCGTCGTCATGCTGAACCGGTGGAAGTAG
- the hemB gene encoding porphobilinogen synthase — MFYPLYRARRIRGKEVFRNMVRETSVSANDLIYPMFSAFGKGIKKEISSMPGIYQQSIENIVEEAQEVYELGVPAVILFGIPEQKDAMGSDAYSDTGIIQETIRAIKKEVPKLAVITDVCMCEYTDHGHCGVIKNGDVDNDETLELLAREALSHARAGADMVAPSDMMDGRVAAIREALDNNGYNNIPLMSYAVKYASGYYGPFREAAESTPQFGDRRSYQMDPANRLEAIREARMDVEEGADILMVKPGLPYLDIVREVRNEFNLPTAVYNVSGEYSMVKAAANMGWIDEDRVVMETMMSFKRAGADLILTYHSKEVAKLLKKGYEADLRERCGCGCK; from the coding sequence ATGTTCTACCCGTTGTACAGAGCGAGAAGGATTCGGGGCAAGGAAGTTTTCAGAAACATGGTCCGTGAGACCTCCGTCTCCGCCAACGACCTCATATACCCGATGTTTTCTGCCTTCGGCAAGGGGATCAAGAAGGAGATCTCCTCCATGCCCGGCATCTACCAGCAGTCCATCGAGAACATCGTTGAGGAGGCCCAGGAGGTGTACGAGCTGGGCGTTCCGGCGGTGATCCTGTTCGGCATTCCCGAGCAAAAGGATGCCATGGGTAGCGACGCCTACTCCGATACCGGCATCATCCAGGAGACCATCCGCGCCATCAAGAAAGAGGTCCCGAAGCTTGCCGTCATCACTGACGTCTGCATGTGCGAGTACACCGACCACGGGCACTGCGGCGTGATCAAAAACGGCGACGTGGACAACGACGAGACCCTCGAGCTTCTGGCACGTGAGGCGCTCTCCCACGCCAGGGCAGGCGCCGACATGGTCGCCCCCTCCGACATGATGGACGGCCGTGTGGCCGCGATCCGCGAGGCGCTCGACAACAACGGCTACAACAATATCCCGCTGATGAGCTACGCGGTGAAATATGCCTCCGGCTACTACGGCCCGTTCCGCGAGGCCGCCGAGTCCACCCCGCAGTTCGGTGACCGCCGTTCCTACCAGATGGACCCGGCGAACCGTCTCGAGGCGATCCGCGAGGCGCGCATGGACGTGGAGGAAGGGGCCGACATCCTGATGGTCAAGCCCGGCCTTCCCTACCTCGACATCGTGCGCGAGGTGAGAAACGAGTTCAACCTCCCGACCGCCGTGTACAACGTTTCCGGCGAGTACAGCATGGTGAAGGCCGCCGCCAACATGGGGTGGATCGACGAGGACCGCGTCGTCATGGAGACCATGATGTCCTTCAAACGCGCCGGCGCCGACCTGATCCTGACTTACCACTCGAAAGAGGTGGCGAAGCTCCTGAAGAAAGGGTACGAGGCGGACCTGCGCGAGCGTTGCGGTTGCGGCTGCAAGTAA
- the cobA gene encoding uroporphyrinogen-III C-methyltransferase, which translates to MTVQTTNKGYVYLIGAGPGDPGLITVKGRDCLAKAQVVMYDYLANDELLHCAPKGAELIYAGKVGGEHNREQSQINEMLVQKALSGKVVARLKGGDSFIFGRGGEECEALVEAGIPFEIVPGITAAVGATSYAGIPLTHRGVTTSVAFVTGHEKKGKASSEIDWEGLSLGSGTVVFYMGVTNLPHIAQSLMDHGRAPETPVALIRWGTRPEQEVLVGTLADIAEKARTAGFKAPAITVVGEVVSLRETLRWFDNRPLFGRSVMVTRGADQAGEFASKLEQLGARTHCCPTIEIVPPESYAALDEAISALDSFHWIIFTSYNAVQYFFNRLREHGLDSRALGRCRVCAVGPKTGAALEAYGIRPDLIPADYKAEGVVAAFAEMDMEGKWVLFPKGDRARDVIPEELGRLGAQVIAPVAYANRTPVEIPAEALAALEEKRLDCVSFTSSSTVQNLAAILGENRFLHLMEGVKVASIGPITSKTCRDLGLEVHMEPAEYTLDALAREMVSYFRQS; encoded by the coding sequence ATGACCGTTCAAACTACTAACAAAGGCTACGTCTACCTGATCGGCGCGGGGCCGGGCGACCCGGGGCTCATCACGGTCAAGGGACGCGACTGCCTGGCGAAGGCCCAGGTGGTGATGTACGACTACCTGGCCAACGACGAACTGCTGCACTGCGCGCCGAAAGGGGCGGAGCTCATCTACGCTGGGAAGGTCGGCGGCGAGCACAACCGCGAGCAGAGCCAGATCAACGAGATGCTCGTGCAGAAGGCGCTCTCCGGAAAGGTGGTGGCACGTCTCAAGGGTGGCGACTCTTTCATCTTCGGGCGCGGCGGCGAGGAGTGCGAAGCGCTGGTCGAGGCGGGAATCCCGTTCGAGATCGTACCGGGCATCACCGCTGCAGTCGGCGCCACGAGCTACGCCGGCATCCCGCTCACCCACCGCGGCGTCACCACGTCGGTCGCCTTCGTCACCGGTCACGAAAAGAAGGGGAAGGCTTCGTCGGAGATCGACTGGGAAGGGCTTTCGCTCGGAAGCGGCACCGTGGTCTTCTACATGGGGGTCACCAACCTGCCGCACATAGCCCAAAGCCTCATGGATCACGGCCGCGCACCGGAGACACCGGTTGCCCTGATCAGATGGGGAACGCGCCCGGAGCAGGAGGTGCTGGTCGGGACACTCGCCGATATCGCCGAGAAGGCCAGAACTGCGGGGTTCAAGGCGCCCGCCATCACGGTGGTCGGCGAGGTGGTGAGTCTGAGAGAAACGCTGCGCTGGTTCGACAATCGCCCGCTCTTCGGACGCTCGGTCATGGTCACCCGCGGAGCCGATCAGGCAGGTGAGTTCGCCTCGAAGCTGGAGCAGTTGGGAGCCCGGACGCACTGCTGTCCGACCATCGAGATCGTGCCGCCGGAAAGTTACGCGGCGCTCGACGAGGCGATCAGCGCCCTCGACAGCTTTCACTGGATCATCTTCACCTCGTACAACGCGGTCCAATACTTCTTCAACCGGCTCCGCGAGCACGGCTTGGATTCCCGGGCGCTCGGGCGCTGCCGCGTCTGCGCCGTCGGCCCCAAGACCGGCGCCGCCCTGGAGGCGTACGGCATCCGCCCCGACCTGATTCCCGCCGACTACAAGGCGGAGGGAGTCGTGGCGGCGTTTGCCGAGATGGACATGGAAGGGAAGTGGGTCCTTTTCCCGAAAGGGGACCGTGCCCGCGACGTAATTCCGGAAGAGTTGGGACGGCTGGGAGCGCAGGTCATCGCGCCGGTCGCCTACGCGAATCGCACCCCTGTGGAGATCCCGGCCGAGGCGCTTGCCGCCCTCGAGGAGAAGCGCCTGGACTGCGTGAGCTTCACTTCCTCCTCCACGGTGCAGAACCTCGCCGCGATCCTTGGCGAGAACCGTTTCCTGCACCTGATGGAAGGGGTGAAAGTCGCCTCCATCGGCCCCATCACCTCCAAGACCTGCCGTGACCTGGGGCTTGAAGTGCACATGGAGCCGGCAGAGTACACGCTCGACGCGCTCGCCCGGGAGATGGTCTCCTATTTCCGGCAGAGCTAA
- the hemC gene encoding hydroxymethylbilane synthase produces MALKELRIGTRASQLALWQANWVKSELEKRYPDMTVTLKKIKTIGDKILDVPLAQVGGKGLFVKEIEEAMLRGEIDIAVHSMKDVPTEFPEGLGLYCITKREDPRDAVISKGVKFADLPQGARIGTSALRRQAQLLKVRPDLEMVIIRGNVETRMNKLETEGLDAVILAAAGLNRLGFADRVTELLPADLSLPAIGQGALGIECNLSNEAVKDAISFFNDPDTSRAVRAERALLWRCEGGCQVPIAAYGEVTGDELKLTGFIASVDGKVSVKGTVTGPADDCEKLGVKLAEQLLNEGGHAILAEVYQREVSREKEIPV; encoded by the coding sequence ATGGCGCTGAAGGAGCTGAGAATAGGAACCCGCGCGAGCCAGCTCGCACTCTGGCAGGCAAACTGGGTGAAGTCCGAGCTGGAAAAACGCTACCCGGACATGACGGTGACCCTGAAGAAGATCAAGACCATCGGCGACAAGATCCTCGACGTACCGCTGGCACAGGTAGGCGGCAAGGGACTCTTCGTGAAGGAGATCGAAGAGGCGATGCTGCGCGGCGAGATCGACATCGCGGTGCACAGCATGAAGGACGTCCCGACCGAGTTCCCGGAAGGGCTCGGCCTTTACTGCATCACCAAGCGTGAGGACCCGCGCGACGCGGTGATCTCCAAAGGCGTCAAGTTCGCCGACCTGCCGCAGGGCGCCCGCATCGGCACCTCCGCGCTCCGTCGCCAGGCGCAGCTCCTGAAGGTCCGTCCGGACCTCGAGATGGTCATCATCCGCGGCAACGTCGAGACCCGTATGAACAAGCTGGAGACCGAGGGGCTTGACGCAGTCATCCTCGCCGCCGCCGGCCTGAACCGTCTCGGCTTCGCCGATCGCGTCACCGAGCTCCTTCCGGCCGACCTCTCCCTGCCCGCCATCGGCCAGGGCGCCCTCGGCATCGAGTGCAACCTCTCCAACGAGGCGGTGAAGGACGCGATTTCCTTCTTCAACGACCCCGACACAAGCCGTGCGGTGCGTGCCGAGCGCGCCCTCCTCTGGCGCTGCGAGGGCGGCTGCCAGGTTCCCATCGCGGCTTACGGCGAAGTGACCGGCGACGAGCTGAAGCTCACCGGCTTCATCGCAAGCGTTGACGGCAAGGTCTCCGTGAAGGGGACCGTGACCGGTCCGGCCGACGACTGCGAGAAGCTGGGCGTGAAACTCGCCGAGCAGCTCCTCAACGAGGGGGGGCACGCCATCCTCGCCGAGGTCTACCAGCGCGAAGTCTCCCGGGAGAAGGAAATCCCGGTATAG